A window of Nitrospirota bacterium contains these coding sequences:
- a CDS encoding DUF3553 domain-containing protein has translation MWGPRLYLRAGDRVRHVRYGCWGEGEVVEERHSTLPGGFCLVRIMFEDGEERSFINDLDSELCCYFAGIRLL, from the coding sequence ATGTGGGGACCGAGACTGTATCTGAGGGCCGGCGACCGTGTGCGCCACGTGCGGTACGGCTGCTGGGGCGAGGGGGAGGTGGTCGAAGAGCGCCATTCCACCCTGCCCGGCGGGTTCTGCCTGGTGCGCATCATGTTCGAGGACGGTGAGGAGCGCTCCTTCATCAACGACCTCGACAGCGAGCTCTGCTGCTACTTCGCCGGCATCCGCCTCCTCTGA
- a CDS encoding PilZ domain-containing protein: protein MERNTPSGQDRRREHRIPEKKIVRLQLGEESFTGLTADFSSSGFSMYSIHPFDDGVLVRAEVSDVSGQREARLIWSDKSKVLFKYGFLFQ from the coding sequence ATGGAGCGGAACACGCCATCCGGTCAGGACCGCCGGAGGGAGCACCGTATCCCGGAAAAGAAGATCGTCCGCCTTCAGTTGGGCGAGGAATCCTTCACGGGCCTGACCGCCGATTTCAGCTCTTCGGGCTTCAGCATGTACAGCATCCACCCTTTCGATGACGGTGTCCTGGTGCGCGCCGAAGTCTCCGACGTTTCAGGGCAGAGAGAGGCCCGGCTCATCTGGTCCGACAAGAGCAAGGTCCTCTTCAAGTACGGCTTTCTCTTCCAGTAG
- a CDS encoding methylated-DNA--[protein]-cysteine S-methyltransferase: MTYYATYESPLGDIYLVFTGRKLSGILFERPHMKAGAAPGGFLAELAEYFAGTLTGPFRWPLHLPHGTDFERTVWLALREVPFGETRSYKWLAQRVGRPLGSRAVGRALAKNPIPIVLPCHRIVESDGELGGYTPGVDIKRRLLMMEHYHSRQGSAEAAPDL; the protein is encoded by the coding sequence ATGACGTACTACGCGACGTACGAAAGCCCGCTGGGCGATATCTATCTCGTTTTCACCGGGAGGAAACTCTCGGGCATCCTGTTCGAGCGCCCGCACATGAAGGCGGGGGCCGCACCCGGGGGATTCCTGGCCGAGCTTGCGGAGTACTTCGCGGGCACCCTCACGGGGCCGTTCCGGTGGCCTCTGCATCTTCCCCACGGCACCGACTTCGAGCGGACGGTCTGGCTGGCCCTCCGTGAGGTCCCCTTCGGGGAGACGCGCAGCTACAAATGGCTTGCCCAGAGGGTGGGCCGTCCCCTGGGCTCCCGCGCGGTGGGACGGGCCCTCGCCAAGAACCCCATCCCCATCGTGCTTCCCTGCCACCGCATCGTGGAGAGCGACGGAGAGCTGGGCGGGTATACCCCGGGGGTCGATATCAAGCGGCGCCTCCTCATGATGGAGCACTACCACTCCCGCCAGGGCAGCGCGGAAGCCGCCCCCGACCTGTAG